AGTTTGCTGATAGTGATCCTGCTGATATCGTCCATGACTTCCACCGggtaagaaatatttctgaagaagctgaaagcatttaaaacttgaaaaatgttcCCCCTCAGTCATCCTGATAAATGTACTCCCTAATTATTGTGGTGGGGGAAAGCGGAGggtggaggaggcagcagaaaCGTTTTGatcagcagcaggctgcaagCAATTATTAACCGGGCATACAAAGTACAGCGTTATACAATCATTATGAGGTAGTACGTAAACCACAATTTGCAAATACAGTTCTGtttttagaaagggaaaaatcttagagctatttcctttctgtagtaTGAGGAAGTAAAGAGAATATAGTTCTTGCTGTACTAAGTCCACCAAGCCAGAATTTGACCAGCTGCAGTGGTGCCAAGGGAAGTTTGGCTGCCATAGCTTGCAGGGGCCGATTGCATCTGACGTCACTAGGTATTTTCAAGCACCCCCAGAGGTGCTCTCCTAGCGTGGCTCAAAAACCctgatgcagcagcaggaagggaaggaagcGACCAGCTGACGGACCGTGGAAGAGAGCTTATTTTCCAGATGCCACAGGAAGCCTAAAGGCGCTGGATTAGGGTATCAAAGCGCTTTTagccatttcttccttttttgtagAAACAACTTTGATTGATAGGAATCACGGTAATAAATTTTTGCTAAGGCAGTTGACAGGCCTACAGCTCGTGGTATTAACGACAGCTGTAAAACAATTAGAAGCCCTTCTTTTCTGTGTCAGCCTGATGGAAGCTGTCTGATAGCAATGAAATGTTCTACAGCTGGTTTGCGGGAAGCTAAATTTCTGTGAACATTTGAAGACTTCACTGAACAGCTTTTTTGAAGCAAGgctgaaaaagaagaatagGGAAGCGTCCTATTTTTTGTGTGCAAACTTCACAATTTAAAGTTTTCCAGGCAAAATGACTGCTATCTATGAAATATTCATAACCAGATTTGGAGGAAAACATTGCTTGCTCAAactatataatttaaaaatattctgaatgtATTTAGGGAGCTTCTGGTGAGAGTTAGAGCAAAGTCTCTAAAGagtgaaaaccagaagaaaaaaaaaaaaggcagtacgTAAGAAGTGAATAGGAACAATATAATACTAGAAATTTACTTTTGATTTAACGGGTTAAAGGCTTTGCTCTAAAGGTCAGTGCAAGGATCATTTGCCATAGGCACAGCATTTACTCCCATGTAATGAGATTAGTTGCACTGATGATTGCTGTCCTGGTACTGTTTTGACTGTTGGACTCTCGGTGCTTGGTATTTCATATACATCTGCAGCCTTAGAGCTTTCAGCAGCTTGAGATGATGTCTTCTTTAGCAAGAACAGATGCAGTAAAACACAGCTCAGTGAACAGAGCCATAGGATTCATCAGGATAATTCCCTGGCCTTTTATGTCTCTGGTTTTATCAAATAATGGCAAATATTGCAGTTCAGGTACTATAAAGATAAGTCAGCTATGAATAATGATTAACACTTCAAGTCAAtactatttttgaaaataaaaggatttttgttgtattatctgtaacagtatttatttccttttgtattttgttcttacCAGCAGCATTTCCCCTTTACactataaaaaatataaaagtgtGGAGATTAGAGCAGGGTTTTTCCCCTGTTGTTTCAAAATACAGGCATGAGGAATAAGTGAATACTGTACTTGATCCCGTAACAGCTCAGATACACCTTTGTGATTTCATTACTGTAGTGCCTTTCAGCTACTTATTGCCTGCTGCCTTGCACAAATCCCTGTGACAGATTTAAACTGTCATCAAGACTGGCTTGTATTTCGGTATTTACTACCTTCAAATTGGAGTTTTTTGGACATACTTCATAGTGAACAAAACAATAATTTGAAGAACAACATGAAGCAATAGCAGTTTAGCAAAGTCTGTATGTGAATTTTCCGATGTTCTcgttattttgattaaaataattatttcctcAACAGAGACTCACTGCCTATCTTGACCTTAGCCTGGATAAGTGCTATGTGATTCCTCTGAACACTTCAGTTGTTATGCCACCAAAAAATTTCCTGGAGCTGCTCATCAACATCAAGGTATGGTTAAATCATAAGTAATTTGTTCctaggacagaaaaaaaggagaatttatttcccccttttttttccccccagaacTTTGACATCCACATAAGGTGCATGTGTTAGGAAGTTAACTGATCACTAGAGATCTTtgcaaagagagaagaaaatgtacaaCCTTCTTAGTTAATTAACTACAATCatgaagaaattattaattCAGAGGAAGACAAACCTGATTTCACTCTTCGATGCTACAAATTTGATGATTGACAAAATTGTGTAGATGTGGCATACCTACACTCTTTGATAGTAGTCtatgtgttttttaatttataatccATTGTGACTGAAGTTGCCGTAAAGCATTTACTGGGAAATCCTTTTAACGTGGGTATTGTTTAAAGCATAGGTCCCTGGTACTTTGAACTGACCCAGTGGCTTGAGGGTGATACACGTGAGGTGTGTTGGATCCCCTGTGCGTGCTCAGGGAAATTAGATGTGGCTCTAGGTGTGATGAATGCGAGTTCATGAGGCTTCCAGCAGCCTTAAGATGGATCTTCCTATTTCCATGGAGGTTTCGAAAGAGTGATCAGGCTTTGGGCTGCATGATTAGCAAAGCCTGCTTAAGCAAGAGGGGTTTTAGTAGAGCCAGATTCCTGGTTCTGTGAGCACCAGACCTTCAGAACAAGATTCAGCTTCCTTAAAACCAAGGACCCTGGAAAGGACAGATACCACAATCGCTGAACAACTGAACATGAGTTTTCAGCATAATGTTATGGCAACTCCTAATCGCTTCCCACCAGCGTTTGATAATTGAACACTGCTGCCTGGccgctggtgctggtgctggctgGCTTGTCACCACCACAGGGACACAGTTCTGTTCGTAGCAGTAACTGAGTGAACATAATGGCCTGTGAAATTGAGGAGGCCAAAGTAGGTAATCTAATGGGGTCTCTTACTAATTTAATATGAATTGTCtttatctgttttttcccccctaactCTTACATATGTATGCTTTTACTGCAGATTTAAATAGTATTTACCCTGTTTTTCAGCCTTGTGGTTTCTTTACAGAACAGTAAAACGCTCAGGGTGGGGAAGAGAGCTGATAAGCTAACTTTTGTCTAAGATTTGGGGAGGGTGTTTTAAGTGTTATTTTAGTGGACTTTTATAACTTTAGAATTGTTAGTATCATCTTTGGGTTTGCATCTTTCAAACAAGGCTTTGGAATTAGTACTCCAGGAACCATTTTAGCCATTTCTGagtgtatataaataaatttaacgTGAAAAATGACTTCACAAGTAaatcctctgctgctttttagcTGCCTATTTTGAGACTGGCTATTTAaccacattttcatttgctgtacATAAAGATGAGGTGGTGTCTGTAAAGCCCAGTGACaccatatttttttactttgtgtatGCCgttctgtttctatttttagttCATACAAATTCCACTACTAAAATCTGTTAATTTCCTAGTTTGTTGTTAGTACTAAATCAAATACATTTGGTTTACAAGTAAGAGGATAACCAGGCATCATGCACTTAATTGAAAATCTGTGCAAAAGCAAACTGTTTTGAGCATTGTCCCCGACAGTGAGTGCCCTAATTTTATGAGACATCTGTTTAATTCTCATTGTATTAACAAAAAGCTGTGGGCATTTGATGTCTCAGAAAATCAGGCTAAATGTTTTATAACATAAATTTGAGAAACTATTCTGCAGATGCACAAAGTGAGTAAATTTCTGTTCACCGTCCTGCAGTCAGACTGGttgcacaaggaaaaaaaaagtatttctttaaaatgagctCTGAATGCATGCAGAGGGCATTTTATGAAAATGGCGGTGGTCTGggctgttttgatttttaaataaagccgTAATTTTAGCCTAAAGAACCACATTTCTGTATATTGATACAGTTTGCTTAAATATGCAGACAGTCAAAGGCCTCCCTTCCTTGGGAAACAAGGCTGAAACTCAGGTCTATTTGTTCATCCACCTTGTTCCCATTATTGGGCCAATTTTAACCGTATGTGATGCACAGGACGTCTCAAAGATGATGATGACATGTGTGGCTATGCTGGGTCCCAGTGCTGGGTAATTGCTCCcgcagcagctgagcagaggagaTTCCAGCACTGAGCTCCCCCCTGCTCCTGCGCCCCCCTGGGAGGACCAAGAAGGCCAGGTCTGGGAGCAAGGGGAACTGGGAGGTCCAGGGAGGTCCCATGGTTTGGAGGACACGGCCCCAGGAATGTTGTCGCAGGCTGCCCCAAATCCTCCACACTGCTGCCCACCACCCCGCCCGTGCCCTACGCTGCCGCTTTGCTCTGGGGCTCCCTCGgggcttttttcctgaaatttgaGAGACCAGGGGTTAAGATACAGTAATTTACAGTGATTTAATTACCAAATAATGAGTGGGATAATTTGGGAGTGTGAAGTCTTCCAAGCTcttacttaaagaaaaaaaaccctgctgttGTTTTCCTCATAGTATGtgctgaagaaaattttcataaTGCAAAGTGAATTTAATACAgtcctttctttctttactgaaaAGAATAGCATTTAATCAGCTTCTTCTCAACATGTCTCTTGGACTGAAAAGACAGTCTTGCTTTGCAATGGAAATTTCAAGTTGTTTATTGtcaataaaaaatacagtgatagTTTGCCACAGAAACTGAATTTGTTTCCATAATAagttaccattttatttttagaaagcaagcAACACCTTCTCTACTGCCATGAATAAGAATCACACTAACAGGATTTCTTAAGTAAaggaatatttcaaaaaaacTGATGATTATTTACCAGTGGCAGTATTAGGAAATCAGCTGATAGCTAAGCGTGTGCATTTTCAGTTGTGTACAGTGAGGTGTGCACAGAACTGGATTCCTCCATCATTTCAGATGGGGCAAAATAACActgcagggactggaaaagGCTCAGGAAGCCTTTGCATGTCCTCATGGCTCTTCCTTTTTCAGTATGTTGCCTTAAAACACCTGATAATACCACCATGGCTTTCTAGTACCTCTCCGTATAACAAATTGTGGGTGTCGCCATAATAACTTAGGGGGCTGGACGGTCTCGTCTTGCGTTTGGCTTGAGAGTTGTGTCCCACTCTGTGAATCTGTTCAAGGCTTCCCAAACCCTGTGGACTGAAGCTGGAGTATACCGCAGCTGGCATGCCTCGTCAGCAGGAGCAGGTAGAGCATGCTCCATGTAGAGCGTGCCTCTGTGAACCCCTATTTGGGAGTGGTTCCCACTAAGGTCTGTTGGGCTGTTGTTAATTAAGTGAAAATTTTGGATGAGAAGTGCAGGACTGATCCGTGACGGTGGGTGCTTCTGGAAGGAAACATATCTTCTCTCTGACTGAAGCAGGAGAGCAGTGGACAGACACACCAGTGGGAGTTTTGTGACCTTTTTGAATATAATCGTTAACGTATTTCTGTAGCGCAGTGCAGTCATGTTTGCACATTTAGAATAAAATCCTGTGGGTAATACATACTTTGAAAGAACTCAAAGAAGATATGTCACAGCTGTGTTAAAGAAACACATTGCAAAGTGTTTCTTGTGTACTTAGACCACAAAGAGATGGCTTTTGACAGAGCTGTTATATTTTTGTTCAACAGGCTGGAACATATTTGCCTCAGTCCTATTTGATTCATGAACAGATGATTGTTACTGATCGCATTGAAAACGTGGATCAGCTGGGATTCTTTATTTACCGCCTCTGCCGTGGCAAGGAAACGTATAAACTACAGCGCAAAGAAGCCATGAAAGGTAAATGTTCCTCCTGCAATCTTTTGTGTTGGCAGAAAGTTCAGTGCCGCTTGAGTTCAATAAATAGGCTTGATTGTGTTTTGAAAGGAACGGCTTTTATTAAAGCAAGGGTTGCTTACTGCAGTAATAAGCAGAATTGTAGATATTTTCTGTGTAGGTATGgaaataagtaattttattgTGCAAAAGTGCTCAAGGCCCCAGTGAGCCAGGAGCTGCTAAactgtgtgtgtatgcatggGTACGTTTTCTGGGGTTCAGGCTTTCATCGATgctttttgttgattttgtttcttgacTCACtccctcaaaaccaaaaatccttTAATATATGAGAAGCCATAGCCGTCTCACATTTagaacaacatttaaaaataaaaaggtcttAATAGCAAAATCCAATTCAAAATTCAGTATGGCAATCCTGTGGTAATAAATGATGAGCATAGGTTGGCAGTGAGCATTAGCTTGACTAAAATTTGGTTAAATTCTGTCTTTCCCTGATTCTTAGATGTTGTTTAAATCCTACTAGTCCACTCTTTTTTTGCCTATAGTGCTTTATTCCTTTGCTGTTGCCTCTCTCATGTCCCCATCATTTTTACAGATGCACAGAGGGAGATTGAGAACTGATCTGGGTTAAAACTAGCCAGCGGGGGAGAGTTGGCAGGTTGGGTTTAACTAAACCAGTATTGCGATTTGGTTCACCACACCTTCAGGATCGTTGCCGGCTTAGTGATTTTCCAAGAATGAATGTGTGTCTATGTGTGTTTCCTCGGAGAGAGGGGTCGAGAAAAGATAGTTCTGACTTCTGTGACATCTTATTACAGTAAATGTAAAAGTATGATGTCTGTGCTGTACCTCACCCCCTCTTATGTTTACCATCCATTGTTCTTTCCTAACACAAACAGGAATTCAGAAGCGCGAAGCCGTCAATTGCCGAAAGATTCGACACTTTGAGAACAGGTTTGCTATGGAAACACTCATCTGTGAACAGTAATGAGGAGTATTGCTCTTACAGGAGACTTAAAAACTACAGTATGACCCCACCCTTTGTATTGTGtgcagtgattattttttaaaatcttcttttatGTAAGTAGTGGGCAGGGCTTTATTGCTGAACACCTTCCATACTTTTCATCTCATGATACACGTAAAATCaatatggtttagttttttccttattttcaggTGTGGTGTTCTTCTTATATTTGAATAGCAATTGTATAAAGACTTAGTTGCTAGTGCATTTCATGTGATGAATCTTGAATACTACGAAGAAGAGAAAGTCTTTGAAGTATCCACCAGTTTTTAATTAAGTAAAAttgaaaagaattattaatGTACAAATGGACTGCAAGAGCTACTTCTAACTGTAATATTACCTGCTATATAGTTTGTTACAGCATATAGACAGACCTGTATTTGACTCTCCCTAACAAAGTGCAATTTGTTTCGTTTTTAAAATACCATCATATTTACCTTTTTAGATTGATTTCTGacttgatgttttaaaatggcAAGTGTTTGCTGTAACAATCTTTTAGAAAATTAAGAAGTAACTTATGTTACTAACTTGTATATAATCCATGTATgtgcaatggaaaataaatcttacaAACCTGTTTGTCTAAAagtcttgtgttttcttttgctgttactGGGGGTGTTTTTTACAGTtaaatttaaagttaaaattaatgctttttacCTGCAGTGGTATTTGTAAAAGCGAGAAGATAAAATGGAATAGGTGATGGTTGAGAAATGAAATATGGACAGAGAAGCCcgcttttttcttcctttttcatttaaaggcaATATCGCGCTGCTTACTTAAATTCTGGGTTGGTATTTCCACAATACATACAATCAGAGTGGAGATCCAAAGCTGACTTACATGTTATTAATGTCTGAAATCCCTGGCTGAGTATTTGTGAAATGATGGACATTACCTGTAGCATGCCACGAGTCAGGCTGACCCAGCTAGGAGCCAGGAGCGTTCACTGCACCACGAGCATGTTAAGCTCTTGACTTGGGCACTACTAGGACACCGTGCAGATTCCTGACTAGAGCAGCCAGTTCACGACTCCTCCATCCTACACAAAGGACAGCCTGAAATTACAAAGTTTGTACATGCTTTCatgaaatcatagaattgtCCATCTTGAAAGGGACCTGTGGATATCCTAGTTGGGCATTTACACACATGGATAAGACCCCCCTGATCCTTCTCTGCTCtgggctgaacagtcccagctctctcagcctctccttgtctGTCAGATGTTCACATCCCTTTATCGCCTTcctggccctttgctggacatGCTCTGGTATGTCCCTGTCCCTCTTctactggggagcccagcaccggacccagcactccagatgtgcctcaccagtgctgagcaacagggcaggatcacctccctcgacctgctggcaatgcttttCCTAACACAGCCCAGCTTGGTTGTCTTTGCCACAAGGGCTCGTTGCTGGCTCCGTGGCCGGTTTGTTGTCCATCAGGAGCCCCCAGTTCTTTCTTGCAGAGCTGCTTGCCAGCCAGTTTGCCCCCGACGTGGACTGGCGAATGGGGTTATGGCTCCCCAGGGACAGGGCTTTGCATTTCCTGTGCTCAACTCCATGGAGTTCCTGTCAGCCTGTGCCATCCAGCTTTGCCACGTAATCTGGGGCTAGCTCAAATAGCGCTGATAGCATTCCGTATCGTGCCATCTATGCTTAAAACTGCTACTCTTGAAGCAAGTTGGAATTTTTCTGTATCATTGGGATCTTTGTAACGGCAGGTTTTGTGGGGGAGAGTGCAGGATAAGATGTGTCATCGTTCAAAGCTGGTTGCAAGAAAAACgatgggagagaaaaaaaaagggagtaaCACGCAAAAACAAGGCTGGGAAATCTCCCCCACAATCCACTTCTGAGCTCCCATAATGCGGGAACTGACTTGTCTTTCTGACCAAATTTTGAGCATTGATTTGCCAGGAAAATAGGAATGTTTAATagaatatttgcatatttgtttgcaaaaaaatactcttagaactgatttttaaataatatgcaCCATAGGTGTCCAATTATTTTGTCTTATGTTAATTCAGTCAAGAGGCTTTGGACTAATcttatttctcatcttttaaagGATCTTTTCTTAATATAGTGGGAGGATGCTTCACTGGTTTTGGCGCTATTACACAATTGTAAACATGCTATCATCCAGCTTCCTGCTATTGTGAATGTTTGGATCgagataaaataatttgttttaaaggaagttttttaaatgcacaatacatttttttttctttttttcatctgcatttgGCTTAATTTACAGTTTAGTCTTAGTGCCAGTgcattatatataaaatgaaaagtataatTGTTACTTTCCAAATGATGGactttttaaattcattctTGATGGTGCATGGCAGTCATGAACATCAAGTAAAGCCTCACATAGATATAGGTTAGATGCtcataaataaattacatttacatagCTACACTTCACATGTAGGCAAGCTGGAAAACCCACTGGAAGAACTTTAGCTACAGACATTCAGGATGTTGCAATTGTGCACTCGCAATAAAGGCCAAATATATGTCAGGACAGGGTTACTACTGCGTTCTTTGGAACCCTGCATGAGACGAGATTCATGCTGAAGCACTTTTAAGCATGTTTCCTACCTTTTCATGAGCGCACTGTTCCTATTTTCCATAAGCTAAACAtgaaagttgttcttttttcagtaagccttcaaaataaaactcGATAAGAAACTTTGTGATCTGTGGTGTGTCCTTTCACAGAGACACCAGCAAATGAGGGGTGGCggagagggggagaaagaggTTCGTTCCTATAGACAGGGGGTTTATATGATCATGCTGTGTCCCTGTGTCCCTAAAAACTTTTGAGCCTGTTGGATGGTGGAGggaaatttatttctattggTAGTGTGGAAATAAGCATGGGACACAAATccatggaaaaaaccctagCTCTAGATGCTGCTtgggtattttttaattataagttttttaaattaaaaaagaatataaaaaacatAGCTGTGCTACACtgaagaaaaccacatttctaGCCCAATGAATTCCAGAAAAGGGTTAGTATAAAAATGACCTCATTGGACAATtatctttgcaaatattttcaaaactccttgttaagaaaaaaaacctaatccTAATGCTGAGACACACTTTGTCACTGAAGTAGCAAACCCAAAGAAGCGCCACTATCCTATGCCACTGTGTTTATTTGGTGGAGGGGGCTGTCTTGCTCTCTCACGGGTTCCAAATAGCCTGTGAGGTTCAGTAGGTCTTTGCATGTGTAAGGCTATTGTCACCACTCTATGCGCACAGTCTGGGCTTGCAAAGCGTCATAAAAGCTCCAAGTCTTCCCTCCTCTAAAGCTGAGGTCGTCCGGCTTCAGTAAAGAGCCACGGGGCAAGTTTTGGCATGAAGAAAATATGGAAGGCAGAAAATGCAAGAGTTCGGTTATCTGGCACAATGCTGTCCTCTGGAAAGGTGAGTACACGCTTTTGTTCATGTGAGTTGGGTGGGAGGGTGGAAGTCTGACACGTCTGTGTTAGTAGAAGCTTGTGGTTTAGAAATATTAGCAGAGCTTGTTCTAGTTGTAAGAGGATATTTTACTAGTACGGAGAAAGCAACATGGAAGAGCCCATAGCACTGTTGACAGGCTATGAGTTTTGCTGGAATACTATACACAAATGTTTTCGCCCAATTAGGGTATTTCACTGCCATGGCTTGGTAAAGAATGTCATCATCTTAGGCACAAtcttaacaaaaaaaccaagatgACGGGTTGGTTTCGTTCAGAGAAATGCCGATGTCTGTTCACTATAGGTTGCTAACTTTCAATTGGTTTTCAGGTTGTTGGTTAAGATTAATTTGATTCCCAAGAACTACTTCCAGTAGAGGATATTCTGCTTCTTGTGGGCTTAGGAAACCTTGGAAGAGGAGGCATGGGAAATGTCGTCGCTGGGGAGagtgccagcagcaggacagggtgTTGCCTGTGctacagcacaatttctcatgTGGCGAGAGGAAGCAGAACCTGGGATTGAGCAGGACGGGAAGGGAGGGATCGCAGCGGGGTCATTAATGTGGCCATGTAATTGCAAACGACAAGAAGGCTGTGCTTGGTTCGTTCGTTTGTTGTCCTTTATTTCGTTACCAGTTGGCAGTACCAACCGAAACAAAAACTGCCCTGCAGAGAGGATGCAGCATGTCCTGCACACCCCAGGGGCAGAGGGTGTCTGGGGTTGGAAACGCTTTGCCTGCTGGGGACACATGGGACAGTACCTGCGTGACGAAGCACAAGGTGTGATGCAGCTGTGCATGAAAAGGCATGTTTTATACTAACATCTGGAAACCTTCCACAAGCAAGGAAAGTGTACTGggaatgatgatttttttctgatgtaattGCACTTGCACTAGGGCTTCATTTGATAAATTGTGTCAGttagggattttattttttagtactCTGATCCTCAATGCTAGCAGAGTTCTGGGCATCACATCACATCATATAGGCATCACATACGTGCAGATGTTTCTCCATCCAGCAACAATAATCATAGTGTCCTTTCAGATCCCACTAACAGTTTATTGATAGAGATTCCTGCCTTAAACTCCCTCCAGTATCTGAGACTCCAGCAGTGCACTGCATAATGCTCTAAGAGCAAGTACCAGATGTGTATAAATATggagtgaaaatattttttttattaataacacGTGCATAGAGAGAGAGGCATTGAACTGTTAGAGGAGACAACATCTAACAAATGCCTCCCTGTTTAGACAGCAACGGGTTGAGGTTTGTCATGGTCCCAATGGATTTTACATCACTGTAGaaatagaaattgtttttatcCTTCGTATTTTGAGCTGAGTCTTTATGTAGGATACAACGATATTAGGGGCCAGGATCACCAACAAGGGGTACAACCAGTTTC
This sequence is a window from Balearica regulorum gibbericeps isolate bBalReg1 chromosome 1, bBalReg1.pri, whole genome shotgun sequence. Protein-coding genes within it:
- the ITM2B gene encoding integral membrane protein 2B isoform X1; this encodes MVKVSFNSALAQKEAAKKEEDNSQVLILPPDAKDPEDAVPVGQRRAWCWCMCFGLAFMLAGVILGGAYLYKYFAFQQGGVYFCGIKYIEDGLSLPEPGAEAQSARYHTIEQNIQILEEEDVEFISVPVPEFADSDPADIVHDFHRRLTAYLDLSLDKCYVIPLNTSVVMPPKNFLELLINIKAGTYLPQSYLIHEQMIVTDRIENVDQLGFFIYRLCRGKETYKLQRKEAMKGIQKREAVNCRKIRHFENRFAMETLICEQ
- the ITM2B gene encoding integral membrane protein 2B isoform X2 → MVKVSFNSALAQKEAAKKEEDNSQVLILPPDAKDPEDAVPVGQRRAWCWCMCFGLAFMLAGVILGGAYLYKYFAFQGGVYFCGIKYIEDGLSLPEPGAEAQSARYHTIEQNIQILEEEDVEFISVPVPEFADSDPADIVHDFHRRLTAYLDLSLDKCYVIPLNTSVVMPPKNFLELLINIKAGTYLPQSYLIHEQMIVTDRIENVDQLGFFIYRLCRGKETYKLQRKEAMKGIQKREAVNCRKIRHFENRFAMETLICEQ